The following nucleotide sequence is from Futiania mangrovi.
GGGGCTGTCGCTCGTCGTCTTCACGATGATACGCACCCGGCGGCATTCGGCGGACTGGCTGGCGCAGTTCCGTCAGCACGTCGCCACCATTCCGGATATCGTCGACTTCTACCGGATCGGCGGCGACTACGACTACATGCTGCGGATCGTGACGCGGGACATGAAGAGCTTCGACCGGGTCTACCAGCGCCTGATCGACAAGCTCGACCTCGATGCCGTGACCTCCTATTTCGCGATGGAGGCGATTTCCGAGGACCGGCCGCTGCCGCTCTGACCTCCTGTCACTCGCGGCGGTCGTGCAGGTCTGCGCGAAGCCTGTCGAGGTCCTCGCGGTACGCCTCCGCATCCCCGAAGTCCGCGAAACGCGGATAGCGTGCGTGGGCGCCGGCCAGCCGCTGCGCGTGCTTGATCGGGCACCAGTACTGCTCGGTGCGCGATGCGATCTCGCGGACATAGGCGATCAGACCGTTGGCATAGGCGCAATAGACGCAGTTCAGCTTCTCGACCGCGTTCAGATAGCCGAGCTTGTGCCGGTCGAAGACGATGTAGTCGCGCCGCCTCACCTTAGCGATCCGGTAGACCGGGAAGCAGACTGCCTGGTACACGGTGACGAACAGGTCGAGCAGCGCCAGCGGGACGACGACCGCATAGATGAACGGCGCGGTGAGGATCACCAGCGGCTGCGCACCCGCGATGTAGCTCAGCACGCGCGTGCGCAGCGCCTTGTGGCGCGCGAGGATTTCTTCCTCGAAGACGATCCGCCCCCGCTCGATCCGGTATTCGAGGTCAGTTTGGCGGGCGGCGAGTTCGTTCTCCAGTTCGTCCTCGAGGTCGTGGATGCGCTCCATCAGGTCTGCAATGCGGCTGGACATCCGTGGGCACTCCTGCGTTGACGGGTGGGGGTAGGCTGACCCTCCGTCAGCCGCCGAGGTCCTTGCGCAACAGGGCCGCCCCCGCCGCAAGGGCGCGCAGCTTGCCTCGGGCCACCTCGCGGGGCAGGGGCGCCATGCCGCAATTGGTGCACGCCTGGACGCGGTGCGGGTCGGCGTGCTTCAGGGCCTCGCGCAGGGTGGCGGCGACCTGCTCCGGCGTCTCGACCTCGCGGCTGGCGACGTCGATCGCACCCACCAGCAACTCCTTGTCCGGCAGCAGGCCGATCAGCGAGACGGGCACGTGGCTGTTGGCACATTCGAGCGAGACCTGGTCGATGCGGCTGGCGTTCAGCGCGGGGAAGATCTCCTCGTACTGGCGCCATTCGTCGCCGAGGGTCTTCTTCCAGTCGATGTTGGCCTGGATGCCGTAGCCGTAGCAGATGTGGACGGCCGTCTTGCATCTGAGGCCCTCGGCCGCGCGTTCCAGCGCGGCGACGCCCCAGTCCTTCACGTCCTTCATGAACACGTTGAACGCGGGCTCGTCGAACTGGATCACGTCGGCGCCGAGCGCCTCCAGCTCGCGGGCTTCCTCGTTGAGGATCTCCGCAAACGCCATCGCCATCTCCGGCCGGTCACGGTAATGGCCGTTGGCGATGGTGTCGCAGATCGTCATGGGGCCGGGCAGGGTGACTTTCAGCCCGCGCTGCGTGTGCGGGCGGATGTAGGCCACCTCCGCGCTGTGCACCGGTCCCTTGCGCCGGACCGGTCCCGTCACGGTCGGCACGTCCACGACATAGCGGTTGTCGCGGATGCCCATCTTCGTCCTCTTCTGCCAGTCGATGCCCTCGACCTTCTCCAGGAAGCCATGGACGAAATGGACGCGGAACTGCTCCCCCTCCGTCACGACGTCGATGCCCGCGTCCTCCTGCTCCTTGATCCAGAGCAGGGCCGCATCGCGCTGCGCCTCGACGAGGTTCTGGCCCTCGAACTTCCAGGGGGCCCAAAGCTTTTCCGGTTCCGCCAGCCAGAACGGTTTCGGCAGGCTCCCGGCGATTGTCGTTTTCAGCATCCCCGCATCTCCCTTCGCGCGCGTGTTCGTCGATGCCATGACATGCGCCCCGCGCGTCGCTTGTCCAGTATCCTCGGCGGAGGTCACCCCTGCGCCGCCTCGTAGCCCGCGGCAAGGTCGAGGAGTTCGGACGTGATCGCCTCCTGGCGCATCCGGCTGAACGCAGCCTCCAGGTCGGCCAGCCGCTCCTCGATGTTGCGGTCGGCGGCCTGCATGGCGGCGAGCCGGGTCGCATGCTCGCTCGCCAGGGAGTCCGCTCCGGCGCGGTAGAGGTTTGCAAACATCAGTTCCCGTGCCAGCTCGGCGAAAAGCGCCTTCCGGTCCATTGTGAACATTGGCGGGCCGCGGGCGGGCCAGGCGCGCCCCGCGAGTTGGGAGAGATAGGCCTCGCTGAGGGGGGCAAGGGATCGGGAGGCCGGCCTCGACCTGGCGCCCTCCGCCATCCGCCGGTTGAAGTAGACGCGGATCGTGCCCGCACCCTCCGCCGTGCGCCAGCTTTCGAGCTGGATGAGGATCGCCTGCGACATGCGGACGAGGCCGTCGACGCCCCCCGGCATCGTCTCGACGATGGAGGGTGTGCGGCCCAGCGCTACCAGCCGGTCCGCGGCACGCACCCCCGCGGCGAGGATCAGGGGCGGGGGCTCGCCGGCATGGGCGCGCGCGCGCAGGTCGTGGTCGGCAAAGCGGGCCACGGCCTCGTTGAACCGCCCGCACAAGCCCCGGTCGGACCCGAGGACGACCGCGACCCGGCGCCCGGCGGGTGCGGGGGTCGTGCGCATGGCGCCCGCATGGCCAGCGAGGACGGCCTGCAGCCCAAGCTCCACAGTGCGATGATAGTCGTGCATGGCAGCGGATGCGCGCTCGTACTGCCGGATGCTGACGGCGGACAGGGCCTTCATCGTGCGGACAACGCCGCGGATGTCGCCCGTCGTCTCGATGCGGCCGGCAAGCGTCTCAAGGGTGTCCATGATCGCCTCCCGCGCGGTCGACGAGGCCGGCCGAGGCGAGCGCATCGCGCAGGCCGTCGAGGAGAGCCTCCCGGTCGGCCCGGGCCAGCGGCGCCTCGGTCGCCAGTCGTGCGGCGAGGCCGTCCGGATCACGCCGGACGCGCTGGCGTATCGCGCGTTCCGCCTCTGCACAGCGTTCGAGCGCGACCTCGTCGAGCAGGCCCTCCGTGGTGGCGAGCAGGACGGCGATCTGCTCGGCCACGCTCAGGTGGTCCCGCTCCGGTTGGCGCAGGATCGCGCGCACGCGGCGGCCGCGCTCCAGCGTGCGGCGGGTTTCGGCGTCGAGCTGCGTTCCGAAGCGGGCAAAGGTTTCCAGCTCCTCGAACTGCGCGTAGGCAAGCCGCAGGTCGCCCGCGACGGCGCGGTAGGCGGGGTGCTGTGCCTTGCCGCCGACGCGGGAGACAGAGCGGCCGATGTCCACGGCCGGCAGCTGTCCGCGCGCGAACAGCGCGGGCGAGAGGAACACCTGTCCGTCCGTGATGGAGATCAGGTTGGTCGGGATGTAGGCGGAGATGTTCTGCGCCTGCGTCTCGATCACAGGCAGAGCGGTCAGCGAGCCGCCGCCGTGCTCGGGCCGCAGGCGGGTTGCGCGCTCCAGCAGGCGGGCATGGATGTGGAAGATGTCTCCCGGATAGGCCTCGCGTCCCGGCGGGCGGCGCAGCAGCAGCGACAGCTCCCGATAGGCGCGGGCGTGGCGCGTGAGATCGTCGTAGACGATCAGCACGTCGGTGCCATGCTCCATGAACGCTTCCGCCATCGCGGTCGCGGCATAGGGGGCGAGGTATTGCAGGCCCGGCGCGTCCTCGCCGCCCGCCACCACGACGACGGTGCGCTTCAGGGCGCCTGCGTCCCGCAAGGTGGCGATCACCCGCACCACCGATGCCGCCCGCTGGCCGATGGCGCAATAGACCGATACGACGCCCGTGTCCTTCTGGTTGAGTATGGTATCGAGCGCGACCGAGGTCTTGCCGGTCTGGCGGTCCCCCAGGATCAGTTCCCGCTGGCCGCGCCCGATGGGGATTGTCGCGTCGATTGCCTTGATCCCGGTCTGCAGAGGAACCGAGACGGGCGCGCGGTGCATGATCGGCGGCGCCGGGCGGTCGACCGGGCGGCGCGCGGCGGCGTCGATCCGGCCCAGGTCGTCGAGCGGGCGGCCCAGCGGATCGACGACGCGGCCGAGCAGGGCGGGGCCGACGGGCGTATCCGCGACACGTCCGGTGCGCCGGACGGCTGCGCCCTCCCGGATCTCGTCGGACGGGCCGAGCAGGACGACCCCGGCCTCGCGTCCGTCCAGGTCGGTCGCCATGCCGTGCAGTCCTCCGGGAAACGCGACGAGTTCGCCTGCACGAAGCTCGCTGAAGCCGGCGATCGCCGCGACGCCCTTGCCGACGCGCAGGACGCGGGCTGTCTCTCCCATCTCGAGGCGCAGGCGCGTCTCCTTCGCCGCCCGGTCGAGGCCGGTGGCAATCTCCTCGGCGAGGCCCTTCAGTCCGCCCATTGCGCGTGTCCTCACAGGTCGCCTGCCCGTGGCGTGCCGAGCGCGCGGTCCATCGCGGCTTCCAGCCGGTCGAGATGAGCCGCCAGCGTCCATTCCACCGTCTGCCCGCCCGCCTGCAGCCGCACGCCCAGGACCAGGTCCGGCGCACGCGC
It contains:
- a CDS encoding methionine synthase; protein product: MLKTTIAGSLPKPFWLAEPEKLWAPWKFEGQNLVEAQRDAALLWIKEQEDAGIDVVTEGEQFRVHFVHGFLEKVEGIDWQKRTKMGIRDNRYVVDVPTVTGPVRRKGPVHSAEVAYIRPHTQRGLKVTLPGPMTICDTIANGHYRDRPEMAMAFAEILNEEARELEALGADVIQFDEPAFNVFMKDVKDWGVAALERAAEGLRCKTAVHICYGYGIQANIDWKKTLGDEWRQYEEIFPALNASRIDQVSLECANSHVPVSLIGLLPDKELLVGAIDVASREVETPEQVAATLREALKHADPHRVQACTNCGMAPLPREVARGKLRALAAGAALLRKDLGG
- a CDS encoding F0F1 ATP synthase subunit gamma; protein product: MDTLETLAGRIETTGDIRGVVRTMKALSAVSIRQYERASAAMHDYHRTVELGLQAVLAGHAGAMRTTPAPAGRRVAVVLGSDRGLCGRFNEAVARFADHDLRARAHAGEPPPLILAAGVRAADRLVALGRTPSIVETMPGGVDGLVRMSQAILIQLESWRTAEGAGTIRVYFNRRMAEGARSRPASRSLAPLSEAYLSQLAGRAWPARGPPMFTMDRKALFAELARELMFANLYRAGADSLASEHATRLAAMQAADRNIEERLADLEAAFSRMRQEAITSELLDLAAGYEAAQG
- a CDS encoding alternate F1F0 ATPase, F1 subunit alpha; this encodes MGGLKGLAEEIATGLDRAAKETRLRLEMGETARVLRVGKGVAAIAGFSELRAGELVAFPGGLHGMATDLDGREAGVVLLGPSDEIREGAAVRRTGRVADTPVGPALLGRVVDPLGRPLDDLGRIDAAARRPVDRPAPPIMHRAPVSVPLQTGIKAIDATIPIGRGQRELILGDRQTGKTSVALDTILNQKDTGVVSVYCAIGQRAASVVRVIATLRDAGALKRTVVVVAGGEDAPGLQYLAPYAATAMAEAFMEHGTDVLIVYDDLTRHARAYRELSLLLRRPPGREAYPGDIFHIHARLLERATRLRPEHGGGSLTALPVIETQAQNISAYIPTNLISITDGQVFLSPALFARGQLPAVDIGRSVSRVGGKAQHPAYRAVAGDLRLAYAQFEELETFARFGTQLDAETRRTLERGRRVRAILRQPERDHLSVAEQIAVLLATTEGLLDEVALERCAEAERAIRQRVRRDPDGLAARLATEAPLARADREALLDGLRDALASAGLVDRAGGDHGHP
- a CDS encoding Lrp/AsnC family transcriptional regulator, which codes for MPIKLDQKDRDILNALQRDAGQSQRELAERVGLSQNACWRRLKLLEEAGVIRGRKLLLDRDALGLSLVVFTMIRTRRHSADWLAQFRQHVATIPDIVDFYRIGGDYDYMLRIVTRDMKSFDRVYQRLIDKLDLDAVTSYFAMEAISEDRPLPL